The proteins below come from a single Dehalococcoidia bacterium genomic window:
- the atpH gene encoding ATP synthase F1 subunit delta, translating into MASAAARRHARAAFQIALERNELDNWRGDLEKLAQALKDPLLSAFLENPKVHLDNKAKVIREVLKGANPKVINLALLLVSRGRLNIVADIAQEYGRMVDEKKGIAHADVTAAVSLSSDDEEKLARRLGEIIGTKVLVSTGVSPEIIGGLVIKVGDKLIDGSTKSQFRALKKSMGGSLK; encoded by the coding sequence ATGGCTAGTGCTGCGGCCAGAAGGCATGCTCGTGCTGCGTTCCAGATTGCTCTGGAGCGCAATGAATTGGATAATTGGCGGGGGGATCTGGAGAAATTAGCTCAAGCGTTGAAGGATCCCCTCCTTTCCGCGTTCCTGGAGAACCCCAAGGTGCACCTCGACAATAAAGCTAAAGTCATTCGCGAGGTGCTCAAGGGCGCTAACCCAAAGGTAATAAACCTTGCCTTGCTGCTGGTTTCCCGGGGACGCTTGAATATCGTTGCAGATATCGCTCAGGAATACGGGCGGATGGTAGATGAGAAAAAGGGTATCGCCCACGCTGATGTTACAGCTGCGGTGTCGCTGTCGTCGGATGACGAGGAGAAACTGGCGCGCCGGCTCGGCGAGATCATAGGAACCAAGGTTCTTGTCAGCACCGGCGTTTCACCTGAGATAATCGGCGGCCTGGTCATCAAGGTCGGCGATAAGCTTATCGACGGCAGTACAAAAAGTCAGTTTAGAGCCCTGAAGAAAAGTATGGGTGGTTCTTTAAAATAA
- a CDS encoding bifunctional nuclease family protein — protein sequence MIEMQVASIRMGLMSTQRVVILKEKDGDRHLPIWIGISEAESIMIGIQGGEMPRPLTHDLLRSVIDCLGSRVESIIVTALRNDTFFANINLVVDGKSIQIDARPSDAIALAVRVEVPIFVDDAVLDTAGIVLSAKEGQEAADLSEDELRKLAPFKDIIDTLNLDDLEKS from the coding sequence ATGATCGAGATGCAAGTTGCCAGCATTCGCATGGGCTTGATGAGCACCCAGCGCGTGGTGATATTAAAGGAAAAAGACGGGGACAGACATCTTCCCATCTGGATCGGCATATCGGAGGCCGAGTCCATAATGATAGGAATACAGGGTGGCGAGATGCCGCGTCCGCTGACCCACGACCTGCTGCGCTCCGTAATCGATTGCCTGGGATCAAGGGTTGAATCGATTATTGTGACCGCTCTGCGCAACGATACATTCTTCGCTAACATCAACCTCGTGGTCGACGGCAAAAGCATACAGATAGACGCCCGACCCAGTGACGCCATCGCCCTGGCCGTCAGGGTTGAAGTACCTATTTTTGTCGATGACGCAGTGCTGGATACCGCCGGCATTGTGCTTTCGGCTAAAGAAGGCCAGGAGGCGGCCGACCTGAGCGAGGACGAGTTGCGGAAGCTGGCACCGTTCAAGGATATCATCGACACTTTAAATCTTGACGATCTTGAGAAATCCTGA
- a CDS encoding OFA family MFS transporter: MAEETKLFGMPAEKGRWVLVLLGFIINLCLGSIYAYSIFGKKLATEWNFWHIAEDGVTKFQTAGDIFSQQIPFGVFLLFFAIVFLFSGQILDKLGPKKQTIVGGIIVALGWILAAFVAKWSTSVALMVLTYGVIGGSGVGIAYLVPIQICTRWFPDKKGLATGLAIAGFGGSPFISTYLGQKLINMNGQVFDAFLYMGIIFLVIILAAGWFMRFPAADWKPAGWTPKAAPAAVTSAVNYNRKDIIKTRAFWVLFVCYTIGALAGLMAIGVYGSVMTLVGIGLTATVVQFILAPFNAGGRPLLGWVTDKLGPRVAAMITFVLILVAAIIMIMVRSGELVSSAHKIMYFVAFISFYLGLGGWLAIAPTATAQYFGTKFSGRNYGVMFLAYGVGGLVATFVAAYSKNIFGGSEALLSAFIPVAILAGLGLVLAFFFMKPPKPKQEQETKQ, translated from the coding sequence ATGGCGGAGGAGACAAAACTCTTCGGTATGCCGGCAGAGAAAGGCCGGTGGGTGCTCGTGCTCCTTGGGTTTATCATCAATCTATGTCTGGGCAGCATCTACGCGTACAGTATTTTCGGCAAGAAGCTGGCGACTGAATGGAACTTCTGGCATATTGCTGAAGACGGTGTAACAAAATTCCAGACGGCGGGGGATATTTTTAGTCAACAGATTCCTTTCGGTGTTTTTCTGCTGTTTTTCGCCATCGTGTTCCTGTTCAGCGGCCAGATACTGGATAAGCTGGGCCCAAAGAAGCAGACAATAGTCGGCGGAATCATAGTTGCTCTGGGATGGATACTGGCCGCATTCGTTGCAAAATGGTCAACCAGCGTAGCTTTGATGGTGCTTACTTATGGAGTAATAGGCGGCAGCGGCGTTGGTATCGCTTATCTCGTACCGATTCAGATATGCACAAGATGGTTCCCTGATAAAAAGGGATTGGCCACAGGTTTGGCGATAGCCGGGTTCGGCGGCTCTCCGTTCATCAGCACGTACCTGGGGCAGAAGCTAATTAATATGAATGGCCAGGTGTTCGATGCCTTCTTGTATATGGGCATCATATTCTTGGTTATCATCCTCGCTGCAGGTTGGTTTATGAGGTTCCCGGCGGCTGACTGGAAGCCGGCAGGATGGACGCCGAAGGCGGCGCCTGCGGCTGTTACCAGCGCTGTTAACTATAATCGCAAAGATATTATCAAGACGCGGGCATTCTGGGTTTTGTTTGTCTGTTATACCATAGGTGCACTCGCAGGACTCATGGCCATCGGCGTTTATGGCAGCGTTATGACTCTGGTTGGAATAGGTCTTACGGCGACCGTAGTGCAATTTATTCTCGCTCCATTCAATGCAGGAGGTCGGCCATTGCTGGGGTGGGTAACCGACAAGCTGGGGCCGAGAGTGGCGGCCATGATTACTTTCGTGCTCATTCTGGTCGCCGCCATAATTATGATAATGGTGAGAAGCGGGGAACTGGTGTCAAGCGCGCACAAGATTATGTATTTTGTGGCCTTCATTTCCTTCTATCTTGGCTTAGGCGGCTGGCTGGCTATCGCACCTACAGCCACGGCTCAGTACTTCGGCACCAAGTTCTCAGGCAGGAATTACGGTGTCATGTTCCTGGCATACGGTGTTGGCGGACTGGTGGCCACATTTGTCGCCGCATACTCAAAGAATATATTTGGAGGATCGGAAGCATTGCTTTCTGCCTTCATACCGGTTGCAATATTAGCTGGACTCGGATTGGTGTTAGCGTTCTTCTTCATGAAGCCGCCCAAGCCAAAGCAGGAGCAGGAAACCAAGCAATAA
- a CDS encoding transcriptional repressor — MVRQADPSTELVSIFKKNAERYFTFEEISRELEDRGVKLSKDRLHKILDALEAWRRIQREEGVGEGRYTYYDTLDFGCPRRP; from the coding sequence TTGGTAAGGCAGGCTGATCCCAGTACGGAATTGGTGAGTATATTCAAGAAGAATGCCGAACGTTATTTTACGTTCGAAGAGATATCGCGGGAACTGGAGGATAGAGGCGTAAAGCTGTCAAAGGACCGGCTGCATAAGATACTGGACGCGCTGGAGGCATGGCGGAGAATCCAAAGGGAGGAAGGCGTGGGAGAGGGCCGGTATACATATTATGATACATTGGATTTCGGTTGCCCGCGCAGGCCTTAG
- a CDS encoding F0F1 ATP synthase subunit A: protein MSAIKNFWARIGKKGRISVIAIVVLIVAGIGAVLFRIADPPHVVLPPEALVSIGGEVEHGEAVGGFPITNTMITAWITLIVLGLVGYFATRKMKIVPTGLQNIVEAAMETMINFVNSVAGEEKGRKFFPMFATIFLFVFANAWLALIPGFTSIGFWETIHEGEETTRVLLPLFRGANTDVNVPLALALVSFVFVEYWGLRYLGPRYLKKFVSLGTLFKAFGLIFRGKKAGLGMLGTGFIEAFVGFVEGLSELIRILSFTFRLFGNMTAGEILLGSMMFLIPWLVASIFYGLELFVGFVQALIFSGLTLVFVTMATTSHDEGHEAQAEHAGH from the coding sequence GTGTCAGCGATAAAAAATTTCTGGGCTCGTATCGGTAAAAAAGGCCGCATATCAGTAATAGCAATAGTCGTTCTGATAGTAGCAGGAATAGGCGCCGTACTTTTTAGAATTGCAGACCCTCCTCATGTAGTCTTACCCCCTGAAGCCTTAGTCTCCATCGGCGGCGAGGTGGAGCACGGCGAAGCGGTTGGAGGTTTCCCCATCACCAATACCATGATCACCGCGTGGATCACTTTGATCGTTCTGGGACTCGTTGGGTATTTCGCCACCCGCAAGATGAAGATAGTTCCCACTGGCCTGCAGAACATCGTTGAAGCGGCCATGGAAACCATGATCAACTTCGTTAACAGCGTGGCGGGCGAGGAGAAAGGTCGCAAGTTCTTTCCCATGTTCGCCACTATTTTTTTGTTCGTATTCGCCAACGCGTGGCTGGCCTTGATCCCAGGTTTCACCAGCATAGGCTTCTGGGAGACCATCCACGAGGGAGAGGAAACGACAAGGGTGCTGCTTCCTCTCTTCCGCGGCGCCAATACGGATGTCAACGTTCCTCTCGCCTTAGCCCTTGTCTCCTTCGTCTTCGTGGAGTATTGGGGGCTCCGTTATCTGGGTCCGCGTTATCTTAAGAAATTCGTCAGCCTCGGCACGCTTTTCAAGGCTTTCGGTCTCATATTCCGCGGGAAGAAGGCCGGATTAGGAATGCTGGGGACTGGCTTTATAGAGGCGTTTGTGGGTTTTGTGGAAGGGTTGAGTGAGCTGATACGAATACTCAGCTTCACCTTTCGTCTATTCGGCAATATGACAGCAGGGGAGATCCTGCTTGGCTCCATGATGTTCCTTATCCCTTGGCTCGTGGCGTCGATATTCTACGGTCTCGAGCTTTTCGTCGGGTTCGTTCAGGCCCTGATATTCTCGGGCTTGACGCTGGTATTTGTAACCATGGCTACCACCTCGCATGATGAAGGTCATGAGGCCCAAGCCGAGCATGCGGGGCATTAA
- the atpF gene encoding F0F1 ATP synthase subunit B, which translates to MGEIGINWPVLLAQLITFGALFLLLSTVLYKPMRRMLDQRSERIRESMEQADQIKQQLANTEQQVKEQLDNARKEGQNILAQAAQIGERFKEEAKVEAKKEAEGIVAKARAEIEMERDKAIDEVRREFVDLTIKAAEKVVKETMDKEKHRRLIEEVLEQASKGDG; encoded by the coding sequence ATGGGCGAAATAGGCATTAACTGGCCGGTCTTGCTGGCGCAATTGATTACTTTTGGAGCACTGTTTCTTTTGCTCTCTACGGTGCTTTATAAACCGATGCGGCGTATGCTTGACCAGCGCTCCGAAAGGATCAGAGAAAGCATGGAGCAGGCGGATCAGATCAAGCAGCAGCTGGCTAATACCGAACAACAGGTTAAAGAGCAGTTGGACAACGCGCGTAAGGAAGGCCAGAATATATTAGCTCAGGCAGCCCAGATAGGCGAACGCTTCAAAGAAGAGGCTAAAGTAGAGGCCAAGAAAGAGGCTGAGGGCATTGTAGCCAAGGCTCGCGCCGAGATCGAGATGGAACGGGACAAGGCAATTGATGAGGTCAGGCGTGAGTTCGTCGATTTGACTATCAAGGCAGCTGAAAAGGTTGTTAAAGAGACTATGGATAAAGAGAAGCATCGTCGCCTTATCGAGGAAGTGCTGGAACAGGCATCTAAAGGGGATGGATAA
- the acs gene encoding acetate--CoA ligase, producing the protein MGEEAKSITSMQAENRIFKPSKELSKKAYIKSMKQYKDIYQKSIDDPDAFWAEAAEQLDWIKKWDKVSQVDFKKAEFKWFAGGKINVAYNCIDRHLNTWRKNKAAIIFEGEPGETRILTYQQLYTEVCKFANVLKKHGIKKGDRVSIYLPMIPELPVAMLACARIGAVHSIVFGGFSAEALRDRIQDCEAKALVTADGYYRSGKTVSSKAGADTALAQCPTVKDVFVVKRAGNEVQMQQGRDHWYHEEVAAPDIKPVCEPEPMDAEDILFILYTSGSTGKPKGVIHTTAGYLLYCQQTCKWIFDLKDEDTYWCTADIGWITGHSYIVYGPLANGGTSLMFEGVPNYPKPDRFWEIVEKYKVNIFYTAPTALRAMMKDGDDWPNNRDLSSLRILGSVGEPINPEAWIWYYNTIGKTRCPIVDTWWQTETGGILITPLPGATPLKPGSATFPFPGVATAILNEEGKQVGKNEGGYLCIAKSWPGMLRGLWNDPGNKRIKEIYYERFPGYYMAGDGARTDDDGYHWLMGRIDDVIKVSGHRIGTAEVESALVSHPFVAEAAVVPIPHNIKGQAIYAYVTLKVGKPKSDELKKELVAHVRKEIGPIASPEKIQFADGLPKTRSGKIMRRILVKIAAGDVSNLGDTSTLADPSVVDTLVKERVA; encoded by the coding sequence ATGGGAGAAGAAGCAAAATCAATCACTTCAATGCAGGCGGAAAATCGTATTTTCAAGCCTTCCAAGGAACTCAGCAAAAAGGCTTATATCAAGAGCATGAAACAGTATAAGGACATCTATCAGAAATCGATAGATGATCCCGATGCTTTTTGGGCGGAAGCGGCCGAGCAATTGGACTGGATCAAGAAGTGGGACAAGGTTTCCCAGGTTGATTTCAAAAAGGCCGAGTTCAAGTGGTTCGCCGGCGGCAAGATCAACGTGGCTTACAACTGCATCGACCGCCACCTGAATACGTGGCGCAAGAACAAGGCTGCCATCATATTCGAGGGCGAGCCGGGCGAGACCAGGATACTTACCTATCAGCAGCTTTATACCGAGGTCTGCAAATTCGCTAACGTTTTAAAGAAGCACGGCATTAAGAAGGGCGATCGTGTCAGCATCTACCTGCCGATGATCCCCGAGCTGCCGGTTGCGATGCTTGCCTGCGCCAGGATCGGCGCCGTTCATAGCATCGTGTTCGGCGGATTCAGCGCCGAGGCTTTAAGGGATAGAATCCAGGACTGCGAAGCCAAGGCTCTCGTAACAGCCGATGGCTACTATCGCAGCGGCAAGACGGTATCATCCAAGGCCGGCGCGGATACGGCGCTGGCACAGTGCCCGACGGTAAAAGACGTGTTTGTCGTCAAGCGCGCGGGCAATGAGGTCCAGATGCAGCAGGGCCGCGATCACTGGTATCATGAGGAAGTAGCGGCTCCTGATATCAAGCCGGTGTGCGAGCCCGAGCCCATGGATGCGGAGGATATCCTGTTTATCCTCTATACCAGCGGCAGCACCGGAAAACCGAAGGGAGTCATCCACACAACGGCCGGTTATCTCCTGTATTGCCAGCAGACCTGCAAGTGGATTTTCGATCTTAAAGATGAGGACACATACTGGTGCACTGCCGACATCGGCTGGATCACCGGACATAGCTATATAGTATACGGGCCTCTGGCCAACGGCGGCACCTCTCTCATGTTCGAGGGCGTGCCGAACTACCCGAAGCCTGACAGATTCTGGGAGATCGTAGAGAAGTACAAGGTCAACATATTCTATACCGCTCCTACCGCTCTGCGCGCCATGATGAAGGACGGCGACGATTGGCCCAATAATCGCGACCTGTCTTCCCTAAGGATTCTCGGGAGCGTGGGCGAGCCCATCAATCCTGAGGCGTGGATATGGTACTACAACACCATCGGCAAGACCCGCTGCCCTATAGTTGACACATGGTGGCAGACGGAGACCGGCGGCATACTTATCACCCCGCTGCCTGGCGCTACCCCGCTCAAGCCAGGCTCTGCAACCTTCCCGTTCCCGGGTGTCGCGACCGCAATTCTAAATGAGGAGGGCAAGCAGGTCGGTAAGAATGAGGGCGGTTATCTATGCATAGCGAAATCGTGGCCGGGCATGCTCCGCGGGTTGTGGAATGACCCCGGTAACAAGAGGATAAAAGAGATTTACTATGAGCGATTCCCGGGCTATTACATGGCCGGCGATGGCGCCAGGACTGATGATGATGGCTATCACTGGCTGATGGGCCGCATAGATGATGTAATTAAAGTATCGGGACACCGCATCGGAACGGCCGAGGTCGAGAGTGCTCTGGTGAGCCATCCGTTCGTGGCCGAGGCGGCTGTTGTGCCCATTCCTCACAACATCAAGGGCCAGGCTATTTATGCCTATGTGACATTGAAGGTAGGCAAGCCCAAGTCCGATGAACTGAAGAAAGAGCTTGTGGCTCACGTGCGCAAGGAGATCGGGCCTATCGCAAGCCCTGAGAAGATACAATTTGCCGACGGGCTTCCCAAGACACGCAGCGGCAAGATCATGAGACGTATCCTGGTCAAGATAGCTGCCGGCGACGTCAGCAACCTTGGCGATACCTCTACCCTTGCCGATCCTTCCGTTGTCGATACCCTTGTCAAGGAACGTGTAGCCTAG
- the atpG gene encoding ATP synthase F1 subunit gamma, producing MATIRQINRRIKSVRNTSKVTKAMEMIAASKMRRAQERTLASRPYAEKICQVLADLAAQTRVGEEGHPLLIKRPVNKIAVIHITPDRGLCGGLVANVNRNVARFIMDHKGTPVANVAVGRKGRDFMLRSGQQVRAEFINMSDKPSVSDILPVARIVVDDYCAGLVDEVYISYTQFVNTVSQKPAIVKLLPIEPAVFEAGKNNEYIYEPTPQEVMSELLPRFIEMSLYHSLLEAIASEQSARMVAMRNATDNAHELIGELTLKYNKARQEMITKELLDIVGGVAALE from the coding sequence ATGGCAACTATTCGTCAGATCAACCGCCGGATAAAGAGTGTACGCAATACCTCCAAGGTTACCAAGGCCATGGAGATGATAGCCGCTTCCAAGATGAGGCGCGCTCAGGAGCGCACGCTGGCCTCGCGTCCGTATGCGGAGAAGATATGCCAAGTGCTTGCGGACCTCGCGGCGCAGACGCGTGTGGGCGAGGAGGGGCATCCTCTTCTCATTAAGAGGCCGGTGAATAAGATTGCCGTTATCCACATAACCCCGGACCGCGGCCTTTGCGGCGGGCTAGTCGCAAACGTGAATCGCAATGTTGCCAGGTTCATCATGGACCACAAAGGCACGCCAGTCGCCAACGTGGCTGTGGGGCGCAAAGGAAGGGATTTCATGCTGCGCAGCGGACAGCAGGTGCGCGCCGAGTTTATAAACATGTCCGATAAGCCATCGGTCTCCGACATTCTGCCTGTAGCCCGCATCGTGGTAGACGATTATTGTGCCGGGCTGGTTGATGAAGTGTATATCTCGTATACACAATTCGTGAATACGGTGTCGCAGAAACCGGCTATTGTTAAACTGCTCCCGATAGAGCCTGCCGTGTTCGAGGCCGGCAAGAATAATGAATATATATATGAACCAACGCCGCAGGAAGTTATGTCCGAGTTGCTGCCCAGGTTCATTGAGATGAGCCTTTATCATTCCCTGTTGGAGGCCATCGCTAGCGAGCAGTCGGCACGCATGGTGGCTATGCGTAACGCTACCGATAACGCGCACGAGCTTATCGGCGAACTAACGCTTAAGTACAATAAGGCAAGACAGGAAATGATTACAAAGGAGCTACTGGACATAGTAGGCGGAGTAGCCGCGCTGGAATAG
- a CDS encoding AtpZ/AtpI family protein, with the protein MERWAAALRVTGIGFYIGVCIAGGVALGVWLDGKFGKGPLFTLLGLGLGLFTAFYGTYRMLRETLGLGKDNNK; encoded by the coding sequence GTGGAGCGTTGGGCGGCGGCTCTTAGGGTTACCGGAATAGGATTTTACATAGGTGTGTGCATAGCAGGTGGAGTCGCGCTGGGGGTGTGGCTGGATGGGAAGTTTGGTAAAGGACCTCTATTCACGCTGCTAGGTCTGGGGTTGGGGTTGTTCACAGCCTTCTACGGTACCTATCGCATGCTGCGGGAAACGCTGGGGCTGGGTAAGGACAACAATAAATAA
- the atpA gene encoding F0F1 ATP synthase subunit alpha: MARAHDFTEIIKQQIEQFGSTVTMVDVGTVVEIGDGIARIHGLSGVKYSELLQFPHDIIGMALNLEEDSVGAIVLGEWNKVKEGDEVRSTGRIAEVPVGPGLIGRVIDPTGQPLDGKGPIKYEKTYPVERIAPNVVTRRAVNTPVRTGIKAIDSIVPIGRGQRELIIGDRGTGKTAIALDTIIAQKGEDLICIYVAIGQKASKVAQLVSVLEKNGAMEHTVVVCAGAAESAALQYMAPYAGCAIGEEVMEQGKDALIIYDDLSKHAWAYRQMSLLLRRPPGREAYPGDVFYLHSRLLERAAKMDKKYGGGSLTALPIIETQAGDISAYIPTNVISITDGQIFLETDMFNSGIRPAMNVGLSVSRVGSSAQTKAMKKVAGKLRGELSQFRELQTFAQFGASELDKATRAQLDRGQRMTEVLKQDQYIPMSLGKMVSIIYAVSNGFLDDVPVNKVMAFEAAFHRFMETSHSDVIQNINKEKVISDQTEEALKKAISEFKETVPY; this comes from the coding sequence ATGGCTCGAGCGCATGACTTTACTGAGATTATAAAACAGCAGATCGAGCAGTTCGGCTCTACGGTCACTATGGTGGACGTAGGCACCGTGGTGGAGATAGGTGACGGAATTGCGCGTATTCACGGCCTCTCCGGCGTGAAATACAGCGAATTGTTACAGTTCCCTCACGATATCATCGGCATGGCTCTGAACCTGGAAGAGGATAGCGTTGGTGCCATCGTGTTGGGAGAGTGGAACAAGGTGAAGGAAGGGGATGAGGTGCGCTCTACCGGCAGGATTGCCGAGGTTCCGGTAGGCCCCGGTCTTATCGGACGCGTTATCGATCCCACAGGACAGCCACTCGACGGCAAGGGGCCGATAAAGTACGAGAAGACATATCCCGTCGAGCGCATAGCCCCTAACGTGGTGACTCGTCGAGCTGTGAATACGCCGGTGCGTACCGGTATCAAGGCTATCGATAGCATTGTCCCTATCGGACGTGGACAGCGCGAGCTGATAATAGGCGACCGCGGCACCGGCAAGACGGCCATCGCCCTCGATACGATAATCGCGCAGAAGGGCGAAGACCTCATCTGCATCTACGTTGCCATAGGACAGAAGGCATCCAAGGTGGCGCAGCTGGTATCGGTTCTGGAGAAGAACGGTGCTATGGAGCATACCGTAGTTGTTTGCGCCGGCGCCGCGGAGTCGGCGGCCTTACAGTACATGGCGCCTTACGCCGGATGCGCTATCGGAGAGGAAGTCATGGAGCAGGGCAAGGATGCCTTGATTATATACGACGATCTTTCCAAGCATGCCTGGGCTTATCGACAGATGTCGTTGCTGCTGAGGCGTCCGCCGGGCCGCGAGGCTTATCCGGGCGACGTGTTCTATCTGCACAGCCGGCTTCTCGAGCGGGCTGCCAAGATGGATAAGAAGTACGGTGGCGGTTCGCTTACAGCTCTGCCCATTATCGAGACGCAGGCTGGCGACATATCGGCTTATATTCCTACGAATGTGATTTCTATTACAGACGGTCAGATATTCCTGGAGACCGATATGTTCAACTCCGGCATCCGTCCGGCTATGAACGTAGGTTTAAGCGTTTCCCGCGTGGGCAGTTCGGCTCAGACCAAGGCTATGAAGAAGGTGGCGGGTAAATTGCGCGGCGAGCTCTCGCAGTTCCGCGAGCTGCAGACATTTGCACAGTTCGGCGCATCGGAGCTGGATAAGGCCACAAGAGCCCAACTGGATCGCGGACAGCGCATGACGGAGGTCTTGAAGCAGGACCAGTATATCCCGATGTCACTGGGCAAGATGGTCAGCATTATTTATGCCGTATCGAACGGATTCCTTGATGATGTGCCCGTCAATAAAGTGATGGCCTTTGAGGCGGCGTTCCATCGCTTCATGGAGACCTCTCATTCCGATGTTATCCAGAATATCAACAAGGAAAAGGTTATCAGCGATCAGACGGAGGAAGCTTTGAAGAAAGCTATCTCCGAGTTCAAGGAGACAGTGCCTTACTAG